From the genome of Triticum aestivum cultivar Chinese Spring chromosome 3B, IWGSC CS RefSeq v2.1, whole genome shotgun sequence, one region includes:
- the LOC123065621 gene encoding Werner Syndrome-like exonuclease, protein MATSMVTDFGDGHCIVAFDQDHVHTTLTSSGGVVDEWLDLIYRIHRRRLERLVVGLDVEWRPSFRGLPPGPVALLQLCVGRRCLVFQILRADYVPDSLFDFLADGRFTFVGVGVYGDAQKLSAHYGLAVTNTVDLRYLAANTLGKPALRHTGLQGLVWQVMGVWPEKPHHVRVSAWDAPRLTRDQLQYACADAFASFEVGRRLYDGDY, encoded by the coding sequence ATGGCGACTTCCATGGTGACGGACTTCGGCGACGGCCACTGCATCGTGGCGTTCGACCAGGACCACGTCCACACCACCCTGACCTCCTCCGGCGGCGTCGTCGACGAGTGGCTGGACCTCATCTACcgcatccaccgccgccgcctcgagcgcctcgtcgtcggcctcgacgtcgagtggcgcCCCTCGTTCCGCGGCCTCCCGCCGGGCCCCGTCGCGCTGCTGCAGCTGTGCGTCGGCcgccgctgcctcgtcttccagatCCTCCGCGCCGACTACGTCCCGGACTCCCTCTTCGACTTCCTCGCCGACGGCCGCTTCACCTTCGTCGGCGTCGGGGTCTACGGCGACGCGCAGAAGCTCAGCGCTCACTACGGGCTGGCGGTGACGAACACGGTGGACCTGCGCTACCTCGCCGCGAACACGCTGGGGAAGCCGGCGCTGCGGCACACCGGGCTGCAGGGCCTCGTGTGGCAGGTGATGGGCGTGTGGCCCGAGAAGCCGCACCACGTGCGGGTCAGCGCCTGGGACGCGCCGCGGCTGACGCGGGATCAACTGCAGTATGCTTGCGCCGACGCCTTTGCATCGTTCGAGGTTGGCCGGAGGCTGTACGACGGCGACTATTAG
- the LOC100127062 gene encoding protein farnesyltransferase subunit beta has protein sequence MVRLSLRSSRPHGDRARSSGTQRSGGPPASAAPMDSSSQPQPQSPPAGGDPSEDGAAAELPRLTVTLVEQMKVEARVADIYRVLFDAAPNAKSAMLELWRDQHVKYLTKGLRHLAPSFHVLDANRPWLCYWMVHGLALLDETLDDDLENDIVDFLSRCQDKHGGYGGGPGQLPHLATSYAAVNTLVTIGSERALSSIKRDNLYKFMLLMKDKSGAFRMHDGGEIDVRACYTAISVASLVNILDDELAKGVGNYIASCQTYEGGIAGEPSAEAHGGYTFCGLAAMVLLNEVEKLDLPSLIGWVAFRQGVECGFQGRTNKLVDGCYSFWQGAAIALAQKLMAGSDEQSKQSQPSKLSSVDDSCGTSSSGLASEKTSIVDYAKIGFDFMKQSNKIGPLFHNIALQQYILLCAQVPEGGLRDKPGKNRDHYHSCYCLSGLSVSQYSAMTGSVSCPLPQHMLGPYSNLLEQIHPLYNVVVEKYEEAYEFFSSE, from the exons ATGGTTCGCCTTTCCCTGAGATCCTCGCGGCCGCACGGAGACAGAGCTCGCAGCAGCGGCACACAGCGGAGCGGCGGTCCGCCTGCCTCCGCCGCGCCTATGGATTCCTCGTCGCAGCCGCAGCCGCAGTCTCCTCCCGCCGGGGGCGACCCGTCGGAGGACGGCGCGGCCGCGGAGCTGCCCCGGCTCACCGTGACGCTggtggagcagatgaaggtggagGCGCGGGTAGCCGACATCTACCGCGTCCTCTTCGACGCCGCGCCCAACGCCAAGTCCGCCAT GCTAGAGCTGTGGCGCGATCAGCATGTCAAGTATTTGACGAAAGGGCTGAGGCATCTTGCACCTAGCTTCCATGTGCTCGATGCCAA TCGGCCTTGGTTATGCTATTGGATGGTTCATGGGCTTGCATTGCTGGATGAAACGCTTGACGATGACCTCGAGAACGATATTGTGGACTTCTTGTCTCGATGCCAG gaCAAACATGGTGGATATGGTGGTGGACCTGGGCAG TTACCTCATCTCGCTACATCGTACGCTGCTGTAAATACACTTGTAACCATAGGGAGTGAAAGAGCACTATCATCAATAAAAAG GGACAATCTGTACAAGTTTATGCTTCTAATGAAGGACAAATCAGGTGCTTTCAG AATGCATGATGGTGGTGAAATTGATGTCCGCGCTTGCTATACTGCAATATCG GTTGCCAGCCTCGTGAACATTCTTGATGATGAGCTGGCAAAAGGTGTTGGAAACTACATAGCAAG ttGTCAAACTTATGAAGGTGGGATTGCGGGGGAACCTTCTGCTGAAGCTCATGGTGG GTACACTTTTTGTGGGCTGGCTGCAATGGTCCTGCTTAATGAAGTGGAGAAACTCGATTTGCCTAGCTTGATT GGCTGGGTGGCATTTCGTCAAGGAGTGGAATGCGGATTCCAAGGACGGACAAATAAATTGGTTGATGGTTGCTACTCCTTTTGGCAG GGAGCTGCTATTGCTTTAGCTCAAAAGCTAATGGCAGGGTCTGATGAACAATCTAAACAATCGCAGCCCAGCAAATTATCCTCGGTAGATGATTCTTGTGGGACCAGCTCATCTGGATTGGCTTCAGAAAAAACTTCTATTG TGGATTATGCGAAGATTGGATTTGATTTTATGAAGCAGAGCAACAAAATAGGTCCGCTGTTCCACAACATTGCTCTGCAACAATACATCCTGCTTTGCGCACAG GTGCCGGAGGGAGGATTGAGGGATAAACCTGGAAAGAACAGAGACCACTATCACTCATGCTACTGCCTGAGTGGCCTCTCAGTTAGCCAGTACAGCGCAATGACAGGTTCCGTTTCATGCCCCTTGCCGCAGCACATGCTTGGCCCATACTCGAACTTGCTAGAGCAAATTCATCCGCTCTACAACGTTGTGGTAGAGAAATACGAGGAGGCCTATGAGTTCTTTTCGAGCGAGTGA